From the genome of Acidobacteriota bacterium:
CCTCGTCCTGGCGCGGCTCCAGGAGGCCTGGCGGGATCGGCCCGTCCTTCCGGCCGGCTCGGCGCCGCGCCGGGTGGTCATCGGCTTTCGGATCGCCCGGGACGGGACGGTCAGCGACGCGCGGATCCTCGTTCCCAGCGGTTACACGCCTCTCGATCTGTCGGCGCTGCGGGCGGCGCAGTCGATCGGCCGCCTGCCCCGGCTGCCGCGCAGCTATCCCCACGAACGGCTCGGCGCGCGCTTCGTGTTCGAGCTGGTGCCCCCGAGGTGACGATGACGACAGCCCGCCGCTACCTCGCCCTGACGGCTCTGCTTCTCTGCCTTCCACCGGGCCGCCCCGCTTCCGCCCAGGACGAGCTGACCGGGACGCTTCGGGGCGCCGCGGCGGAGAAGGTCGCGCTGGCGGTGCCTCCCACCCGCACCGGACCGGGTGCCGACGCGGCCCGAGCCGCGGAGATCTCCGAAGTCCTCCGCGCCGACCTCGATTTCTCCGGCTGGTTCGGTCTGCTCGACCCGTCGGGAGAGGGCCGGATCCCTCCGGAGCGCCTCGCCGAACCGGCGGCCTGGCGCGCCGCCGGCGCCGCGTACCTGGTGGACACGAGGCTCGACGAGGACGGTTCCCGCGGCACGTTGACGGTTCTCCTCCTCGAGACGGGATCGGGAGAGGCGCTGTTCCACAAGCGGTGGTACGGATCGCTGCCGCGCGACGTCCGCAGGCTCGCCCACGCCGCGGCCGACGCCGTGGTCGAGGCTCTCACCGGCCGGCCCGGGATCGCGCAGACCCGGATCGCGTTCGTGGCCAAGCGGGGCAAGGCGAAGGAGGTCTACCTGATGGACTACGACGGCGCGCGGGTCCGTCGCCTGACCACCACCGGAACGCTCAACCTTTCCCCCGCGTGGTCGCCCGACGGCCGGCGGCTCGCCTTCCTGTCCTACATCGGCCGCCAGCCGTCCATCTACCTCCTGGACGAGGACGGGCGGGTCACGACGCTCCATCCGAAAGGAGGGGAACTCAACGCCGCCCCCGACTTCTCTCCCGACGGTTCGCAGTTGGCCTTCTCGTCCGACCGGGACGGGAATTCCGAGATCTACCTGTACGAGCTCGCCACCGGCCGCGAGGTCCGCCTCACGCGGCACCCGGCGATCGACACCGCCCCCTGCTGGTCCCCCTCCGGCCGCCAGATCGCCTTCACGTCCGACCGCTCGGGGACGCCGCAGATCTACGTGATGAACGCCGACGGGAGCGCCGTGCGCCGGGTGACGTGGGAGGGCGGCTACAACGAATCGGCCGCCTGGTCGCCCGACGGGGGCCGCCTCGCGTTCGTGAGCCGCATCGCGGGGCGGTTCGAGATCGTGATCCACGATCTCGCTACCGGCGCCGAGCGCATCATCACGTCGGGTCCGGGAAACAAGGAGAATCCGCGCTGGGCGCCGGACGGGCGCCATCTCGTTTTCGCGAGCGATCGCGACGGCGAGTACGCGATCTACTCGATTCGGGACGACGGCCGCGGGCTGAGGAAGCTCACCCGCGGGGAACGGGCCGAAACGCCGGACTGGAGCCCGGTCCGCCGGTGAACGCGGGGAACCGCGCCGCGCGCTGCTATACTCCCGCCCCGCCGACGGCGGTTCTCCTCCGGTTCGCCCGGAAGGCTTCGGCCGCGGGAACACGACGATGAAGCGATCCACGAACAGCGGATGGACGGTGGCGCTCCTGGCCGCCGCCGCTCTGGCCTGCCGCACGGCCCCGGTCCCGCCCCCCGGCGCCGCTGGCCCGGCGGCGGGCGCCGCCGAGGCGGAGCCGGCGAATTCCCCGGCCGGCGAGGAGCTCGGTGCCGAGGGGTTCGGCGAGGGTCTCGTGGCGGCGGCGCCACTCGAAGAGCCGCTCGAGGAGCCGGAGGACCTCGAGGCGGCCGTCGAAGCGAACCTGAAAACGGTCTACTTCGATCTGGACAGCAGCGCCCTGGACGAGGAGGCCAAGCGGATCCTCGAGGAGAACGCGCGCTGGCTGCTCGCCCACCCCGAGGTGCGGATCGTCGTCGAGGGGCATTGCGACGAGCGGGGAACGGTCGAGTACAACCTCGAGCTGGGGCAGCGGCGGGCGCGCGCCGTCCGCGAGTACCTGATCCGGCTGGGTGTGGACGGCGACCGGATCGGCACGATCTCGTACGGGGAGCTGCGCCCGGCCGACCCGGGCCATGGGGAAAGCGCGTGGGCCCGCAACCGGCGGGCCGAGTTTCGCGCCGAGAGGAAGTGATGCCCATGCGACACCTCGCCTTCGCCACTCTCGCCGCGCTCGCCGGGCTCGCCTCGGCCTGCGCGACGGCGGCCCCCGGCGGCGCGCTGGGGGGTGCCGGTCGGGACACCGCCGAGATCCACGATCAGCTGTTCAAGCTGCAAAAGGACACCGCGCGGCTGCTGAAGGCGGTGGAAGAGTCCCGGGCGGCTCCGGGCGGCGCGGCGGCGGCGAGTTGCGCCGACGCCGCGGAGCGGGTCGAGAAC
Proteins encoded in this window:
- a CDS encoding TonB family protein, coding for LVLARLQEAWRDRPVLPAGSAPRRVVIGFRIARDGTVSDARILVPSGYTPLDLSALRAAQSIGRLPRLPRSYPHERLGARFVFELVPPR
- the tolB gene encoding Tol-Pal system beta propeller repeat protein TolB, with translation MTTARRYLALTALLLCLPPGRPASAQDELTGTLRGAAAEKVALAVPPTRTGPGADAARAAEISEVLRADLDFSGWFGLLDPSGEGRIPPERLAEPAAWRAAGAAYLVDTRLDEDGSRGTLTVLLLETGSGEALFHKRWYGSLPRDVRRLAHAAADAVVEALTGRPGIAQTRIAFVAKRGKAKEVYLMDYDGARVRRLTTTGTLNLSPAWSPDGRRLAFLSYIGRQPSIYLLDEDGRVTTLHPKGGELNAAPDFSPDGSQLAFSSDRDGNSEIYLYELATGREVRLTRHPAIDTAPCWSPSGRQIAFTSDRSGTPQIYVMNADGSAVRRVTWEGGYNESAAWSPDGGRLAFVSRIAGRFEIVIHDLATGAERIITSGPGNKENPRWAPDGRHLVFASDRDGEYAIYSIRDDGRGLRKLTRGERAETPDWSPVRR
- the pal gene encoding peptidoglycan-associated lipoprotein Pal, whose translation is MKRSTNSGWTVALLAAAALACRTAPVPPPGAAGPAAGAAEAEPANSPAGEELGAEGFGEGLVAAAPLEEPLEEPEDLEAAVEANLKTVYFDLDSSALDEEAKRILEENARWLLAHPEVRIVVEGHCDERGTVEYNLELGQRRARAVREYLIRLGVDGDRIGTISYGELRPADPGHGESAWARNRRAEFRAERK